The genomic stretch CCGGCGGCTGGATCATCTATGAATCGGTCCAGCGCCTTATAGAGGGGCCTGAACTCGTCCACCTGAACCAGGGGATCATTGTCCTGGTCATCAGCGCCATCGCCTCCTGGTGGGTCAGCCGCTACCTGCGCCGCGTGGCCAAGGAGACGGACTCCTCGGCCCTGGAGGCTGATTCGTTGCATTTCAGCATGGACGTCTATACCAACAGTGCGCTGATTCTGGGTCTGGCGGTGATCTCCTTCGTGAACATCCCCTGGCTCGACCCGGCACTGTCCATCCTGGTGGCCCTGTATATCCTCTTTGAGGCGGTGCGTCTCGTTCGTCACGGCCTGCGCGATGTCCTCGATGAAGAACTGCCCGAACCAATCCGACGGGAGATAACCGATCTCATCGAGGCCCACCGAAAAATTCTGCTCGACTACCACAATCTGCGTACGCGCCGGGCCGGTTCGCAGAAAATCATCGATTTTCACCTGACGGTCTGCAAACATCTCTCCGTGGAAGAGGCCCATGCCATTGCCGATCACCTGGAGAAGCGTATTCAGGAAGACATTCCCGGCGCGGACGTCATCATCCACATCGATCCCTGTCAGCAGGAAAACTGCCCGGGGATGGAAGCCTGCCCCGCCGACAAAACCCGCCTGGAAGACCATATCCTTGAAGAGTCCCAAAAACAAAAAGAGACCCCCTGAAGAGGTCTCTTTTTGGTGTTTCATACAGTTTATTGAACCCGAGCTCAGTCGGCCGAACTGCCAATGCGGCGGAGCCGTTCGAGGCTCTCAATAACCTCGCGACTCCCCTTCTGACGTTCCTCGATGGCAGAGAAAATACGACCGGCGATGTTACTGACGGAGCCGACGGCCGTTTCAATCTCCCGGGTGTGTGCTTTCTGGCGGTCGGTCGCTTCGGCCATTTCGTCGGCCATCGTCTTGATTTCTTCAATGGACTGGGCGATGCTGCGCGTTCCCTGCGACTGTTCTTTGGAGGCCTGGGATATCTGAGCCGCCATCTCGCCAAGACGTTCGATGGAGCCGGTCACGAAATCGGCACTCTTGGAGACCTCTTCCGTGGCTTTGCGAATCTCCCGGCTCATGTCCATGGCCAGCGAGGCGCTGTCGAGGATCTGGTTAAGCGCCTCTTCGACATATTCTCCCTGGGCGATGCCGTCCTGCACGAGCTGCCGGGTGGTCTCGGCCTGCTGTCCCGTTTCCTGCGAATATTTCTGAATTTCCTCGATAATGTACGAAATGACCCCGGTTGACTGGGAAGTCTCCTGAGAAAGCTTGCGTACTTCTTCAGCCACCACGGCGAAGGAATGGCCGTGCTCACCGGCCTGGGCGGCGATAATCGAGGCATTGAGGGCAAGAAGATTGGTCTTCTGCGAAATTTCCGTGATGACCTCGTTGATGCTGCCGACTTCCTCCCCCTTCTGGCAGAGGCGCTGGATGCTTTCCACGGTGCTTTCGACCGCCTCGGAAATACCATGCAGACCGTACTGGGCATTGGCTACGGCCTCGGCCCCTTTTTCGGCCTGCTCCCTGACCGTCTGCGACATTTCGTGGGAACGGACGCCGTTTTCCTGCACCGAGCGGATGGTGGAGGATATCTCGGTCATCGTCGATATGGATTTATCCATAAAATCGGTGAGTTGGGAGATATTCTGGACGACCTCGTCGATGGAGACGGCAATTTCGTTGGCGGCCGAGCGGGTAGTCGTCACGGCGCCCTGCACGACATCGGCGCCATGGGAAATTTCCACCGTGGCTTCCGCATTGGACTCCGCCGCCCGCCGCAGAGCGAAATCGAGTCGACCGTATTCCTGCCGATACTTGAGCAATTCCTGAAAAGTGGTCTCCAGCTCGCCGGTCAGGGTGTCGACCGCCTCGAGCAGGTCGATCTTGGTGATGGTGGACGCCACCTGATCGGCAAAGAGTTTCACCGTATCGACATCCGTATCGTCGATGTGCTTGCGGTTTATCTTGTTGTCGACGGCAAAAAGTCCGACCACCTGGTCGCGCACCACAATGGGGCAGAGGATAAATCGACGCGAACGAAGCTGCTCGATCTGGTCGTATGGCGGCTGCAGGTGATAGTCCTTCCCCAACTGGGTAATATCGTCAACCAGTAGCAGACGGTTCTCGCTGACAACCTTGTACAAGGCACCGGCCCGCGCATCGAGAGTCAGCGTGATGCCGGAGACATCGTCAGCCCCGCAGCCGCGGCTGGCAATGAATTCAAGAACCTGTCGTTGGCGGTTGACCATAAGAATATTGACGCGGTCATAACCGAGGATGTCGTGCAGACCGTCGGCCGCCAGCTTCAGAACCTCACGGACATCAAGGGATTTCTGAATGTGGTTGCTGATCGAATGGAAGTTTTTGATGCTGTTGTTGAGCTCGCGGAATCGTCGCTCGAACTCTTCTTTCTGCCGGGCGATCGCCGTATTGAGCTCATCCAGATGCAGAGCCCTTTCGTGAATTTTCTGGGAAGTCTTGCCCAGATAGAAACCGAAGGCCCCCAGCACCAGGGCTGTGCCAAGACCCATGTAGGCGTACAGCAGCCGTCCCTCTTCCGAGCCGAGAAAAGGTCCGACAACCTGCTGCCATAGAGTCTGTTCGGGATCCCAGAACAGGATAAGTCTCAGGAGTATCCACCCCAGGGGCGCCAGAATTCCCAGGGCAAATCCCCCGGTGGCGTAAACCCTGCTACGGTTGAGCTCTTTTTCTGCCGGTACTGCCGTCGTTGCCAATGCGGCCTCCCCTTTGTTCCCAAGTGTGTCGCGGTACTCTGGCTGACAAGGTATCGATTTTACAGGTCTGCGGTCAAGAACTAACGATCTATCGCCCCATCATGACGCCAAGGTCTTCGGCGGCCTTAACAAGATCGCCTTCAGGATCAACCAGATTCAGGGCCCCGACCGCCTTTTCGATTTCCACGGCGACAACCTCCCGTCCCCGCAAAGCCACCATATTGCCGAAACTTCCCTGTTCAACAAGTTCCACGGCCTTGACCCCGAAGCGCGAACTCAGGATACGGTCAAAGGAGGAGGGCGTGCCGCCGCGCTGTAGGTGGCCGAGAACAACCGTACGTACCTCCATGTCGAGGCATTGACGAATATGATGACTCACAAACTGGCCGATGCCGCCCAGGCGTTCAACACCCAGGTTCTGCTCAGCGCTGAGTTGGGTGACCTTGTCCCCCCCTGCGGGGAAGGCGCCTTCAGCCACCACGACAATGGAGAAGCGACTGCCCGCGGCGCTGCGCTGCCGGATGGCCTGGCAAACCTTGCCGAGGTCGAAAGGAATTTCAGGAATGAGAATCACATCGGCGCTGCCGGCCAGCCCGGATTCAAGCGCGATCCAGCCGGCATCGCGTCCCATGACCTCAACCACCATGACACGCTGATGACTCTCCGCCGTCGTATGCAGACGGTCGAGCGCCTCCGTCACAATTCCCACGGCCGTATTGTAGCCGAAGGTGACATCGGTACCCCGCAGGTCGTTATCAATCGTCTTGGGAACGCCGACTACCGGGATCCCTCTCTCATTGAGAGCCCGAGCGATCTTGAGGGTACCGTCGCCCCCCACGGCGATAAGGGCGTCAGCGCCGATGGCTCTGAAATTCTGCACAACCTCATCGGATACATCGACCAGAGTCTCCTTGCCATCGATTTCGCGAGGATATTGAAAAGGATTCCCGCGGTTGCTCGTTCCGAGGATGGTCCCGCCCCTGGGAAGAATGCCGCGCACGGAAGCAAGATCGAGGGTGCGAAAACGTGGCTGCCCGACCAGGCCGTCAAATCCATCCTCGATGCCCAGCACCTTCCAGCCCCGCTTAAGGATCGCCGAGCGCACGACACCGCGAATCACGGCATTGAGGCCCGGACAATCGCCGCCGCCAGTTAGAATGGCAATAGTTTTACTCATAAAGGCTCTCCTTGCATGAAGTTGAGGACGAACAAACCCCCGTGGGATTGCATATCATTCGCCTTTACCTGAATCCAGCAGACGGTCCCAGGCCATCCGGGCCGCACCGATCATCCCGGCCTGGTCTTTCAGATTCCCCTGGACGATTTTCAAACGACGAACCGGAATGGCAAAACCCCGTATTTTCAGCTCGGCGTCTAAGGAGGGGCGCATCAGATCAAGACTGTCGCTGGCGCCTCCGGTCACGATTACCCCGTCGATATTGAGCAGATTGGCGACGGCGGCCAACGCCTGCCCGAGACGGCGTCCCCCTTCGGCCAAGGCGGCCAAGGCGGCGACGTCCCCCTGGCGGGCGGCCGCAGCGACCTGCTCGCTGGTCAGCCGCGAAGGCTCACGCGAGGATAAACTACTGGGGATCCCCCGGTCGATGGCGTCCAGAACGTTGCGAACGAGGCCGCGGGCTGAGCTGTATTGCTCAAGACACCCCCGGCTGCCGCAACCACAGGGTCGTCCTTCCGGTTCAACCATGATATGGCCGATTTCTCCGGCGGCACCATCAGCCCCTTCCCAGAGGCGGCCGCTCAGGACAAGCCCTCCACCTACCCCGGTGCCCAGAGTCACCGTCAGGCTGGAATCAAACTGGCGGCCTGCGCCCAACCGGGCTTCCCCTACGGCGATGGCATTGGCGTCATTCATGACAAGCACAGGGAGGTGCAGGGCGGCCTGCATGTATCCGGCGAAGGCAAGCCCATTAAGATGAGGAAGATTGGGGGATATTTCGACGACGCCCCCCGCCGAGATGACGCCGGGGGTACCGATGCCGACGGCGGTGACCGCCCTGCCCATCTCCCCCCCGCGGCGGATCATCTCATGGCAGAGTCCTTCCAGCCGCTGCAGAAAAGCGTCGCGGCCGGAAGAAGCGTCCGTCGACGTGCGTTCGGTCTGTAACGTTTTGCCGTCCGGCTCCACCAACGCCATGCGGCAATTGGTCCCACCGAGATCCACGCCGAGGAGAAGAGGGGCCGTACCCATTACCGTTCAGCACTTTCCGTGGCGATAGCCAGCTTTTTAAAGCCCGCCTGGCGCGCCTCATCCATCAGCTGGACGACCCGGCCATGATAAGCCTCCTTGTCCGCCAGGAGCACAAAGGTGGTGTCGGCCGCCTTTTCGCCAAAAGCCTGCAGACGCTGCCTGAACTGGTCCAGGCTCACCTTCTGGTCGCCGATGGCAATCGCCCCGTCCCGGGCGACATACACCTTGATCTCGTCCGGTTCCTTCATTTCGGCCTGAGAAGACGACTCGGGGAGATCGACGGTCAGCCCCGGCGTCTCCACGAAGGTGGTCGATATCATAAAGAAGATGAGCAGCAGAAAGACCACGTCGACCATCGGTGTCAGGTCCACCCGGGGGTCTTCTCTCTTTTTGCGCAAAAAAGCCATCGGGCTATTCCCCCAGAAGGTCAACCAGATGCAGGGAATGCATCTCCATTTCCAGCGCCAGACGATCGGCCTTGCCCGTCAGATACTTGTGAAAGAGAATGACGGGAATGGCCACGGTCAGGCCGGCTGCAGTGGTAATCAACGCTTCCGAAATGCCCCCGCCGAGGGTGGCCGGGGTACCGACGCCCTGTACGGCGATGACCGTAAAAGCGCGGATCATCCCCAAAACCGTTCCCAGCAGGCCAAGCAGCGGTGAAATCGTGGCGATGGTACCGAGCAGCCCCAGATAACGCTCAAAAGGAGCTGTTTCCCGGGCACCGACCTCCACCACCACGGTTTTTATATGTTCGCGCGGTCGGCCAGCCGCTCTCAACGCCGCAATGAAGATGCGTGACAGAGGGGTGCCCGCTTTCTGGCAGACCACCAGAGCCTCATCGATACGCCTGTTGCGAGCCAGTTCTTCGATATCTTTTACCAAGGGCTCGGTGCCGCGTTGTACCTGAAAAAAATACCAGAGTTTCATCAGAAAAATGGCGAGAGCCAGCACCGAGCCGAGCAGGATGGGATACATCAGCGGCCCACCCTTTTGGAATATTTCCAACATGAATCCTACAGTCCTTTCTTCTTCAGCAGATCTTCGAGAAGGCGGCGACGCCGCGCCCAGAGCGCATTATGGGCGATTCAAAGGCAAAAATCAATTTACCTCAGCCGACGAGGAAGAAGGAGGCTCGGGCTCTGAGAGCTTGGCCCCCGCCTGCGCGTTAACAAGCGCTTTACGGGCCTGGGTCGCTTCCCGCCGCAACCGGATCATCTCCAGTGAGGCCACCAGCAGCCCCAGCAGAAAGCCCAGGGCGAAAATGAAGAGCACGATGAGAAACAAGGGAATTTCGGGGGTTTCAAAGCCAACGAAGGCCACTTTAACCATCTGGGTGTTATTCAGACTGAACACGAAAAGGGCAACCAGAACTACAATCAGCAGAAAGATCTTGAAAGACTTCACGACGCCCTCCTGTCAAAATGAACGACCAGTTTCTCATAGGTCGCCTGGATGTGCTGGGGGATGACACGGACATCGGCGAAAACTGGCATGAAATTGGTGTCACCGCTCCAACGCGGCACGATATGCATATGAAGGTGATCGGCAATACCGGCGCCGGCAATCTGGCCGAGGTTCATGCCGATATTAAACCCCTGCGGACTGAAACAGTCGAGCAGCACGCCCCGAGCCATCACGACCAGCTGATGCATTTCGAGCGCCTCGGTATCGGTGAGATTTTCGAGACAACAGGTATGGCGAAAGGGCGAAACCATCAGATGGCCGTTGGTATAAGGGAACTTGTTCATCATAATGAAGCAGTGCTCCCCCCGGTACAGAACCAGGCGCTGTCGATCGTTGGCACGGTCCTCGTCCAGGCAGAGGACACACCCCTGAGGTGTCTCGCCGTAGATATATTCCATACGCCAGGGTGCCCACAGCTTTTCCATACAGTTTCTCCCTTCGAACCTTAGTTGATCGGCAGGATATGGCCTTGAATGTCCTGGCCGAGTTCCAAAATGCCAACCGAGTGAAAAGGCGCTGCGCGCCGGTCGGTCGGGCTGCCGGGATTAAAAAGGAGCAGGCCGTCTCTACGGTGATTGGCCCAGTGGTGACTGTGGCCATAAACCAGGCAATCGAGGGCTTCTCCCGCAAATTCGGCCATCACGCGCTCCTCCAGGCCGTCGGGCGCCCCCCAACCGTGAATGAGTCCGATGCGAAAGCCCCCTGAGGCGACGATCCGCTTGATCGGCACCCCGGCTTGCGGGGGGTCCATATTTCCTCGGACAAGATACAGGGGGATGCCGTCAAAGGCAATCAACGATTCCGGATGAACCACATCGCCTGCATGCAGAATGAGATCAACCTCCCTGAACTCTCTGCCTTGCAACCGTTCCAGAAGCTCCATCCCGTCCTGGGGGCTGGAAAAATGGGTGTCAGACAAGACGCCAATTCGAAGCATAAGACCTGTTCCCTGGAAAATTTGGTCATAAAATCTACATCTTTAGAACCAACGGTGCCAGTCATTCTTACCTCTGCTCAACACAGCCTGTCAATTATATCCTATCCCCGGACGTCTACAGGACCCCCCATTCGGACAACTGGCCAAAAACAGCCAGTCAGGTTGTTTTTGGACGGTACAGGAGGCGACCGTAAAAAACAAACAACTATTCAACATCCTTGACCCGGGCGTTTCGCGGTGTATTTTTGGTAGAGCATACAGTTTAAAATAACTTGGCACCGCCATTGCTTGGTGACTACACTTCCTTTTTTTAAACACGGTTATTGTATAGGGCGGCAAGAGGCAGATTGCGCTTGACAAGCCTGCAGTGGCTGGCTATGGTTCGTTTTAATCTTACTAAAGGCTTCCGCCGCAAAATTCATGTTTTTTACTTAAGAATTTCAAGCAAGTAAGATAAGGGAAGCAATTCCACAAAAGGTATTTTTTAGCTAAACTAAAAAACCATTTTACAGGAAGGAAAAAACCATGTCCAAACGGCAAGACGCGCTGGATTACCACAGCACCGGCCGCAAAGGCAAGATCGAGGTCATTACCACGAAACCCTGCGCCACCAGTCGCGACCTTTCCCTCGCCTACAGCCCGGGGGTGGCAGAACCCTGCCTGGAGATCGAAAAAAACCCCAACGACGCCTACAAGTATACAGCCAAGGGGAACCTGGTCGCCGTCGTTTCCAACGGGACGGCGGTCCTTGGCCTGGGGGACATCGGTGCCTTGGCCGGCAAGCCCGTCATGGAGGGGAAAGGCGTTCTTTTCAAGCGGTTTGCCGATGTCGACGTCTTCGACATCGAACTGGACACCAAGGATCCCGACGAAATCATCCGTACCGTCAAACTGCTGGAACCGACCTTCGGGGGCATCAACCTGGAGGACATCAAGGGTCCTGAATGCTTCTATATCGAAGAAGAACTTCAGAAAATCATGAACATCCCGGTCTTTCACGATGATCAGCACGGCACCGCTATCATCGCCAACGCCGGCCTGCTCAATGCTCTTGAATTGATCGGCAAAAAAATCGAGGATGTACGCATCGTGGTTAACGGTGCCGGTGCCGCTGGCATCGCCTGCGCCAACATGGCCCTCACCCTGGGAGCCAGAATTGAAAACATGTACCTCTGTGACAGCAAGGGCGTCATTTACAAAGGACGCACCAGCGGCATGAACGAATACAAGGAGCGCCTCGCCAACGACACCGAGATGCGCACCTTGGAAGAAGCCATGACTGGCGCCGACGTCTTTTTCGGCGTATCCGTCAAAGGAGCCGTCACTCGCGAAATGGTGGCCTCTATGGCCAAAGATCCCATCATCTTCGCCATGGCCAACCCGGACCCCGAAATTACACCCGACGAAGCCAAGGCAGTGCGTGACGATGTCATCATCGGTACCGGTCGCAGCGACTATAACAACCAGGTCAACAATGTCCTGTGTTTTCCCTTCCTCTTCCGCGGGGCACTCGACACCCACGCCAGCGCTATTAACGCCGAGATGAAAATGGCGGCCGTCAAAGCGCTGGCCGGTCTCGCCAAACAGGACGTTCCGGATTCGGTGCGCAAAGCCTACGGCAATGTCGAAATCAAATTCGGCCGCGAATACCTTATCCCCAAACCCTTCGATCCCCGCGTGCTGCTGCACGTCGCCCCCGCTGTCGCCCAGGCGGCCATGGACAGCGGCGTCGCCCGTCGCCCCATTGAAAACATGGAGCGCTATCGCGAATCTCTTGAGGCCCTGCAGGGACGCTCCAAGGAAATCATGCGGGCGCTCATCAACAAAGCCAAAGCCAACCCGAAGCGCATTGTCTTTCCCGAAGGCGAAGACGAAAAAGTGTTGCGTGCCGCACAGATTCTCATCGATGAGCGCATCGCCATCCCCATCCTGCTGGGTTTCAAGGATGAGATCGACGCCAAAGTCAAGGAACTCGGACTCGATCTTGGCAACGTCGAAATCATTAATACCATGCGCGCAGACAAAACTGACGAGTATACCGACATGCTGTTCCAGGATCGTCAACGCAAAGGGGTCACCCTGGCCGAAGCTTCGCGTCTGATTAAAAAGAACCGCAACTACTATGGCGCCATGATGGTCAAAAATGGTGATGCAGACGCCCTTCTTTCCGGTGTCAGTCATCACTACCCCGACGTCATCCGCCCCGCCCTCGAGGTCATCGGCAAACAGGATGGCCTGTCGAAGGTTCACGGCCTGTACATGATGGTTTTCAAGAAAGACGTCGTTTTCTGCGCCGACACCACGGTCACCATCGAACCAACCGCTGAAGAGCTGGCGGAAACGGCCATCCTGACAGCCCACAAGGCTCGCTACTTTGAGGTAGAGCCGCGCATCGCCATGCTCTCCTTCTCCAACTTCGGCAGCACCGAGCACCCTCTCTCCCTGAAAGTGAAACGGGCCACGGCCCTGGTGCAGGAATGGGCCCCGGATCTGGTCATAGACGGGGAAATCCAGGCGAACGTCGCTCTCGATCCCGACCTCATCGCCCGCCAGTACCCTTTCTCCAAACTCAAAGGCAATGCCAACGTCATGATCTTCCCCGACCTGCAGTCCGGCAATATCGCCTACAAGCTGCTGGCCAAACTCGGTGGCGCCGAAGCGGTCGGCCCCATCCTCATGGGCATGAAAAAGCCCGTACACGTCTTGCAGCGCGGTGACGATGTCGCCGACATCGTCAACATGGCTGCCGTCGCCGTGGTCGACGCCCAGGAAGCGTCGGTCTCTTAAACCCGTTGCCATCACCGATAAATACCGAAGGAGGGGCCTATTTGCCCCTCCTTTTTTCTTCTTTTCTTCCCTCCCAGAATGGTTCCTGTTAAAATGCCTGGATCTTTTTGAAACGGAGAGACAAAAAATATGCGTTATCTGAGTACCCGCGGCAAAGTCCGCAACCTGACTTTCAAAGATGCCGTCATGATGGGGCTGGCTGACGACGGCGGCCTGCTGCTGCCTGAGTCGATCCCTATGCTGACCCCAGGTGACATTGCCGCCCTGTCCAAGCTGGCCTATCCTGAACTCGCTTTTCAGATTTTGTCCCGCTTCGTCGGTGACATCCCGGCCGCTGACCTCAAGGATCTTATCGACCGCTCGTACCAGAGCTTCACCCACCCGGACGTGACCCCCGTCGTTCACAAGGACGGCATCTATATCCTCGAACTCTTCCATGGTCCGACCCTGGCCTTCAAGGATGTCGCCCTGCAGTTTCTCGGCAATCTGTTCGAATACCTGCTCAAAGAACGCGGGCAGAAGATGAACATCCTGGGGGCGACCTCCGGCGACACCGGTAGCGCCGCAATTTACGGCGTACGAGGCAAAGAAAACATCAATATCTTCATCCTGCATCCTCACGGAAAGGTTTCGCCCATTCAGGAACTGCAGATGACCACGGTGGTCGATCCCAACGTGTTCAACCTGGCCATTCGCGGCACCTTCGACGATGGTCAGCGTATCGTCAAGGAAGCCTTCAGTGATCTGGCTTTCAAAGAGAAGCATGCCCTCGGCGCGGTGAACTCCATCAACTGGGCTCGTGTGCTGGCGCAGGTCGTCTACTATTTCTACGCCTGGGGCCGCGTTTCAGCGGAGACGGGGTGCCAGGAAATCTACTTCAGCGTACCCACCGGTAATTTCGGGGATATCTTCGCCGGCTATATCGCCCGTCGCATGGGTCTTCCCATTCGGCGCCTGATTCTGGCCACCAACGAAAACAACATCCTCTGCCGTTTCGTCCGTGACGGCGACTACAGCGTCAGCGCGGTGGCTCAGACCTACTCGCCCTCCATGGACATCCAATTGGCCAGCAATTTCGAACGCTACCTTTTCTACCTCTACGAGCAGAACAGCACCCGCGTGGCGGAGGCCATGGAAACCCTGCAAAAGACCGGCCGCCTGGCCTTCAGTGACGCCGAGCGAGAGCAGGTGTCCCATGATTTTCTGGCCCTGACCGTCGATGGCGACGACACTTTGGGCACGATTCAGGACTTCCATCGAGCCACGGGCTATACGCTCGACCCGCACACCGCCGTCGGAGTGAAGGCTGGACGCGAACTGGCCGGCGGCGACTATCCCGTCGTCTGCCTGGCCACCGCCCACCCGGCTAAATTCGGCGAGGCGGTGCGGAAAAGCATCGGCAGCGATCCCGAGCGTCCAGCCTCACTGGAAGGGATCGAATCCCGCGAGAAACGCTGCGTCATCCTTGATGCTGACGCCCAAGCCGTCAAGGATTTTCTGCAAGATCACGCCATCTAAAGGGCTTCGTCCTTTTTCTTAAACCGCCGAAACGCAAGAACGCCCCTGGCCATCTATGACCAGGGGCGTTCTTGCGTTCAGGTACTACCTGTTCGATCTTAGCAGTCGTAATACAGGGCGAACTCGAGAGGCACAGGCCGCATGCGGACTGGATTGACCTCCGCCTCGGTTTTGTACTCGATCCACTTTTCGATAACATCCTCGGTGAAGACGTCCCCTTTAAGCAAGAAAGCGTGATCCTCTTTGAGGCTACGCAATGCCTCTTCAAGGGTGCCGGCAACATTCGGGATATCCTTGAGTTCTTCCGGTGAAAGGCCGTAGATATCCTTATCGAGAGGATCGCCCGGATCGATCTTGTTTTCGATACCGTCGAGACCGGCCATCAGCATGGCCGAAAAGGCCAGGTAGCCATTGCAGGACGGATCGGGGGTGCGATACTCGATACGCTTCGACTTGGGATTGCTGGTTACAGGAATCCGCAGAGAAGCCGAGCGGTTACGGTTGGAGTAAGCCAAATTGACCGGCGCTTCGTAACCCGGGACCAGACGCTTGTAGGAGTTGGTGCTGGGGTTGGTGAAAGCACACAGGGCCTTGGCGTGCTTCATAATGCCGCCGAGGTAATACATGGCTATTTTGGAGAGACCGCCATAACCGTCACCGGCAAACAGATTGACGCCATCTTTCCAGAGGGACTGATGGCAGTGCATCCCCGAACCGTTATCGCCGAAAATCGGCTTGGGCATGAAGGTGACGGTCTTGCCGTTGCGGTAGGCGACGTTCTTGATGATGTACTTGAACCACTGCAGGGTATCGCCCATGTGCAGCAGGGAATCGAAGCGCATATCGATTTCGCACTGTCCCCCGGAAGCCACCTCGTGATGGGAGGCCTCGATGCGCATGCCGACGCGCTGCAGAACCTGCACCATTTCATTGCGCAGATCGATAAGGGAATCGGTAGGTGCTACCGGGAAATAACCGCCCTTGTGGGCAGGCTTGTAGCCCAGGTTCGGATATTCTTCACGACCCGTGTTCCAGGCGCCCTCGATGGAATCGACACAATAGAAGGCCTGGTTAGCGGTAGAAGAGAAGCGCACATCGTCAAAAACGAAGAACTCGGGCTCGGGGCCGAAATAGGCTGTGTCTGCAATGCCCGTCGA from Desulfuromonas sp. KJ2020 encodes the following:
- a CDS encoding HIT domain-containing protein, which gives rise to MEKLWAPWRMEYIYGETPQGCVLCLDEDRANDRQRLVLYRGEHCFIMMNKFPYTNGHLMVSPFRHTCCLENLTDTEALEMHQLVVMARGVLLDCFSPQGFNIGMNLGQIAGAGIADHLHMHIVPRWSGDTNFMPVFADVRVIPQHIQATYEKLVVHFDRRAS
- a CDS encoding ROK family protein, whose translation is MGTAPLLLGVDLGGTNCRMALVEPDGKTLQTERTSTDASSGRDAFLQRLEGLCHEMIRRGGEMGRAVTAVGIGTPGVISAGGVVEISPNLPHLNGLAFAGYMQAALHLPVLVMNDANAIAVGEARLGAGRQFDSSLTVTLGTGVGGGLVLSGRLWEGADGAAGEIGHIMVEPEGRPCGCGSRGCLEQYSSARGLVRNVLDAIDRGIPSSLSSREPSRLTSEQVAAAARQGDVAALAALAEGGRRLGQALAAVANLLNIDGVIVTGGASDSLDLMRPSLDAELKIRGFAIPVRRLKIVQGNLKDQAGMIGAARMAWDRLLDSGKGE
- a CDS encoding cation diffusion facilitator family transporter, with product MSSAKAKVTAARISIAMASGLAALKLATGLATGSMAVLSSAIDSLLDILMSGVNLFAISRAVQPADKCHPFGHGKYETLATIIQSMVIAASGGWIIYESVQRLIEGPELVHLNQGIIVLVISAIASWWVSRYLRRVAKETDSSALEADSLHFSMDVYTNSALILGLAVISFVNIPWLDPALSILVALYILFEAVRLVRHGLRDVLDEELPEPIRREITDLIEAHRKILLDYHNLRTRRAGSQKIIDFHLTVCKHLSVEEAHAIADHLEKRIQEDIPGADVIIHIDPCQQENCPGMEACPADKTRLEDHILEESQKQKETP
- a CDS encoding MotA/TolQ/ExbB proton channel family protein, which translates into the protein MLEIFQKGGPLMYPILLGSVLALAIFLMKLWYFFQVQRGTEPLVKDIEELARNRRIDEALVVCQKAGTPLSRIFIAALRAAGRPREHIKTVVVEVGARETAPFERYLGLLGTIATISPLLGLLGTVLGMIRAFTVIAVQGVGTPATLGGGISEALITTAAGLTVAIPVILFHKYLTGKADRLALEMEMHSLHLVDLLGE
- a CDS encoding methyl-accepting chemotaxis protein — protein: MATTAVPAEKELNRSRVYATGGFALGILAPLGWILLRLILFWDPEQTLWQQVVGPFLGSEEGRLLYAYMGLGTALVLGAFGFYLGKTSQKIHERALHLDELNTAIARQKEEFERRFRELNNSIKNFHSISNHIQKSLDVREVLKLAADGLHDILGYDRVNILMVNRQRQVLEFIASRGCGADDVSGITLTLDARAGALYKVVSENRLLLVDDITQLGKDYHLQPPYDQIEQLRSRRFILCPIVVRDQVVGLFAVDNKINRKHIDDTDVDTVKLFADQVASTITKIDLLEAVDTLTGELETTFQELLKYRQEYGRLDFALRRAAESNAEATVEISHGADVVQGAVTTTRSAANEIAVSIDEVVQNISQLTDFMDKSISTMTEISSTIRSVQENGVRSHEMSQTVREQAEKGAEAVANAQYGLHGISEAVESTVESIQRLCQKGEEVGSINEVITEISQKTNLLALNASIIAAQAGEHGHSFAVVAEEVRKLSQETSQSTGVISYIIEEIQKYSQETGQQAETTRQLVQDGIAQGEYVEEALNQILDSASLAMDMSREIRKATEEVSKSADFVTGSIERLGEMAAQISQASKEQSQGTRSIAQSIEEIKTMADEMAEATDRQKAHTREIETAVGSVSNIAGRIFSAIEERQKGSREVIESLERLRRIGSSAD
- a CDS encoding 6-phosphofructokinase — protein: MSKTIAILTGGGDCPGLNAVIRGVVRSAILKRGWKVLGIEDGFDGLVGQPRFRTLDLASVRGILPRGGTILGTSNRGNPFQYPREIDGKETLVDVSDEVVQNFRAIGADALIAVGGDGTLKIARALNERGIPVVGVPKTIDNDLRGTDVTFGYNTAVGIVTEALDRLHTTAESHQRVMVVEVMGRDAGWIALESGLAGSADVILIPEIPFDLGKVCQAIRQRSAAGSRFSIVVVAEGAFPAGGDKVTQLSAEQNLGVERLGGIGQFVSHHIRQCLDMEVRTVVLGHLQRGGTPSSFDRILSSRFGVKAVELVEQGSFGNMVALRGREVVAVEIEKAVGALNLVDPEGDLVKAAEDLGVMMGR
- a CDS encoding metallophosphoesterase, coding for MLRIGVLSDTHFSSPQDGMELLERLQGREFREVDLILHAGDVVHPESLIAFDGIPLYLVRGNMDPPQAGVPIKRIVASGGFRIGLIHGWGAPDGLEERVMAEFAGEALDCLVYGHSHHWANHRRDGLLLFNPGSPTDRRAAPFHSVGILELGQDIQGHILPIN
- a CDS encoding biopolymer transporter ExbD, with product MAFLRKKREDPRVDLTPMVDVVFLLLIFFMISTTFVETPGLTVDLPESSSQAEMKEPDEIKVYVARDGAIAIGDQKVSLDQFRQRLQAFGEKAADTTFVLLADKEAYHGRVVQLMDEARQAGFKKLAIATESAER
- a CDS encoding lipopolysaccharide assembly protein LapA domain-containing protein, translating into MKSFKIFLLIVVLVALFVFSLNNTQMVKVAFVGFETPEIPLFLIVLFIFALGFLLGLLVASLEMIRLRREATQARKALVNAQAGAKLSEPEPPSSSSAEVN